The nucleotide sequence GCAACGTGATGTTTGCGCACGCGGCCTCCGCCCACGCCGGTACCGGCAGCGGCATTCTCGGCGATGTCGGCAACTCCACGCGTGTCGAGGCCAAGGTGTCGGTGTTCTACACGCTGGTCGGACTGACCGATGCCGACTATCAGCGCATGACCGACCAGATTTGTGCCAATGCCGAGCAGCGTCTCGCCGGCAGCGGCTTCGACCTGGTTCCGCGGGCGACCTTGATGGCGAACGAGAAGTATCAGGCGCTGCAGGCCGCGGGTCGCGAGACGCCGTTTGAGTACAAGGCGCCGGGCGCCGGCAAGAGCAGCCGTTACATGGTCTACACGGTCACTGGTGGGTCACTCTACGATCCGCGGTACATCGGTTCGATGTCGGGCATTGGCCAGGCGTTCAAGGCGGCGAAGGGTACCTCGGCCGATCAGATTGCCACCGCACTCATGGACCAACTCGGCGCCACCGGCGTCAACATCAATTTGCTGGTCGACTTCGCTGAGTTGCAGTCCAGTGGTCACGGCCGCGGCATTCAGCTGGCCGATACCAACAAGGCCGAGGTTGGTGGTGAAGTCGGTCTCAGCGTCAGCGGTGATATCGCCTTCCGGGTCAACGAAGGACTCAAGTGCTGGGACCGATTCGGCAATCGCGAGTGCATGGTGGAGAACGGGTACACCCCGACGCTCGCCAGCACCAACCCGGTGTTGATGAACGAGCAGTTCTACCGCCAGGTGTCTGACACCACCACGACCGGGGACAAGGCGGTGGCGGTGCTGACCAAGGGGCTCGCGGTGCTGTCGGCCATGGGCGGCGTCAAGGGCAGCAGCCAGAGCACCACCCGCTACGAAGTCGAAGTGGAGCCCGCCCAGTTTGGCGATGTCGCCAGCCGTGGTGCCCAGAGCTTCATCGACATGGCCCTGATTACCGCCAAGAGTCACCGCTGATCCCGTTTCCCTGAGCCGGTGGCCGCAGGGATGCGGCCGCCGGTTTTTTATGGGGCCTCCACCGCCGACGGTTCAACCCGAACGGTGCGAGGCCTTCAGTTCATAGAGCGCGGTCAGCGCTTCACGCGGTGTCATGCTGTCCGGGTCCAGGCGGTCCAGCAGCGCAAGTGCCGCTGATGGCGGCGGGGCGAACAAGGGCAGTTGTGGCGCCTCTTCTGCGGGGCCGCCGTCCGCCATCCGCGGCGGGCTGGCCTCCAGGGCGGTCAGCAACGCTCTTGCGCGGTTGATCACCGCTGCCGGAACCCCGGCAAGGCTGGCCACCTGCAGGCCGTAGCTGCGGTTCGCCGGGCCTTCCTTTACCGCATGCAGAAACACCAGCCGGTCGCCGTACTCGGCCGCGTCCAGGTGAACGTTGACTACACCGTCGAGCAGCTGTGCGAGTTCGGTGAGTTCGAAGTAGTGGGTGGCAAACAGTGTCAGCGCCCGCGGACCTTCGGCCAAATACTCCGCAGATGCCCGCGCCAGCGACAGTCCGTCGTAGGTGGAGGTGCCACGGCCGATCTCGTCCATCAGCACCAGCGACCGTTCGGTGGCGTGATGCAGAATGTGGGCGGTTTCACTCATCTCGACCATGAAGGTCGACTGCCCGGCCGCCAGGTCATCGCCGGCACCGATGCGGGTGAAGATACGGTCGACCAGGCCGATGTCGGCCGCGGTTGCCGGCACATAGAAGCCGACATGCGCCAGCAGGGTGATCAGTGCGGTCTGCCGCATGTAGGTCGATTTGCCGCCCATGTTGGGGCCGGTTACCACCAACAGGTGACGATCGGGACGCAGGTCGAGATCGTTGGCGATGAACGGGCCGTCGAGCACCTGTTCCACCACCGGATGGCGGCCGCCCTCGATGCGGATGCCGATCCGCTCACTCAACGTCGGGCGGCTCCACTGCAGGGTCTGGGCACGCTCGGCCGCGCAGGCGAGGCCATCCAGTTCTGCCAGGGCGCGGGCCGCCGCCTGCAGGGGCGCGAGATGCGCCCCCAGGTGGTCGAGCAGATCTTCGTAGAGCGCTTTCTCCCGCGCCAGGGCGCGATCACGTGCAGACAGCACCTGGTCCTCGAACTGCTTGAGCTCATCGGTGATGTAGCGTTCGTAGTGGGTCAGGGTCTGGCGACGGCTGTAGTGCGTTGGGACTCGCGCGCTGTGGGTTTTGCCGATTTCAATGTAGTAGCCGTGTACCCGGTTGTAGCCCACCTTGAGGCTGTCGATGCCACTGGTGGCACGCTCACGTGCTTCAAGGTCCACCAGGAAGCCGTCCGCGTTCTCCGACAGGGCGCGTAGTTGGTCCAGGGTGGGATCAAAGCCGTGCCGGAAGACACCACCGTCGCGCGCCAGCAGCGGGGGTGCGTCGGCCAACGCGGCGGTCAGGTGCTCGCCGAGCGCGGCATGGTTGCCGAGGGCTTCGCGCAGCTGTGCCAACCGGGGGGGTAGTGCGCCCTCCAGGGCGGACGCGAGCTGGGGCAGCGCCTGCAGGCTGTCCGACAAGCCGGTGAGATCGCGCGGGCGCGCACTGCGCAGCGCAATGCGCGCGAGAATCCGTTCGATATCGTTGATCGGCTTCAACCGCTGCCGCAGGGTCTCGAACCGGCTGTCGGCCAGCAGGGTCTCGATCGCATCCAGTCGCTGGTTGAGGGTGTCGAGGTCCCGCAGGGGCCGCAGCACCGTGGCGTGCAGCCAGCGGGCCCCCATCGGGGTTACGCAACGATCCAGCAGCCATAGCAGGGTGCGGTCATGTTCCCCTGACAGCGTGCGATCGAGTTCCAGATTGCGGCGGGTGGCGCCGTCGAGCAACAGCGCTTCGTCCAGGCGTTCGGTGCGTAGGCCATTGAGGTGGGGCAGTGCGATCTTCTGAGTCTCCTGCACGTATTGCAGCAGCGCGCCGGCCGCCCCCAGGCCGGCGGTGAAGGTGTCACAGCCGAACGCGCGCAGATCCCGCGTGCCGAACTGCTCGCAGAGCAGGCGCCGCCCCGCAGTGGCATCGAAATGCCACTCCGCCCGGCGTCGTGCTGCGGAATCTGCCGCCCATGACAGTGTCTGGGGCAGCAGCAGCTCGCGGGGTCGCAGGCGGGTCAGCTCGGCCGTCAGTTGGCCGAGATTGTGGCACTCCAGCACACTGAAACGACCGGTCGACACTTCAAGCCAGGCCAGGCCCCAGTGCTCTCCTTGCTGACAGACCGCGGCCAACCAGTTGGCAGACCGCTCTTCGAGCAGGGCGTCGTCGGTTGCGGTTCCGGGCGTGACCACCCGGACCACCTCGCGGCGCACCGGACCTTTTTCGGCGCCGACTTCACCCACCTGCTCGGCGATCACCGCCGATTCGCCGAGGCGAATCAGCTTCGCCAGATAGTTCTCGAGTTGATGATGTGGCACTCCGGCCATGATTACCGGCTGGCCTGCCGATTCCCCGCGCTGGGTCAGCGTGATGTTGAGCAGCTTCGAGGCCTTGCGGGCATCGTCGTAAAACAGCTCGTAGAAGTCGCCCATGCGGAACAGCACCAGCGTGTCCGGATGCTCGGCCTTGATGCCGAGAAACTGCTGCATCAGCGGGGTGTGGGCGCTGGTCGCGGGGGACGTCATGAGGGTGGGGCACTCCGGGCCTATACTCGGCCGACTATTATCACCAACACGGTGGATGCCCGTGACCGATCCCCGACGCTGGACCCCCGACAGCTGGCAGATGCGCCCTGCCACCCAGCAGCCGCAATACCCCGACGACAGCGCACTGCAGACCGCGCTGGCGGATCTCGCGCGGTTGCCGCCGCTGGTGACATCGTGGGAAGTGAATCAGCTCAAGGCACAGCTCGCCCGCGCCCAGGCCGGCGAGTTCTTCGTGCTGCAGGGGGGTGATTGCGCAGAGAGCTTCGCGGATTGCCAGGCGCCGATCATCGCCAACCGCCTCAAGGTGCTGCTGCAGATGTCGCTGGTGCTGGTGCATGGTCTGCGGACCCGTGTGTTGCGCATCGGCCGCTTCGCCGGGCAGTACGCCAAGCCGCGTTCCGCCGATCTGGAAACGCGCGACGGCGTCACCCTGCCGAGCTATCGCGGGGATCTGGTCAATGCGCCGGCCTTCACGCCGGAAGCACGCGCCCCCGATCCACGGCGATTGCTGGAAGGCCATGCCCGTTCGGCGATGACCCTCAACTTCGTTCGCGGCTTGATCGATGGCGGCTTCGCTGACTTGCATCATCCCGAATACTGGGACCTCGACTGGGTCCGTCACTCGCCGTTGGCGGCTGACTATCAGCGGCGGGTGGACAACCTCGGGGACTCGGTGCGGTTCATGGAGACCCTGGCCGGCCGACCGGTAGGGGACTTTTCCCGTGTCGAGTTCTTCACCAGTCACGAGGCACTCCTGCTCTGGGCGGAACAAGCTCAGACCCGGACCGTGCCGCGGGCCGAGGGCTGGTTCAACCTGTCGACCCATTTCCCGTGGATCGGGATGCGAACGGCCGACCTCGCTGGCGCCCATGTCGAATACTGCCGGGGCATCGAGAATCCGCTGGGCGTCAAGGTCGGCGCGGCGATGGACAACGATTGGTTGCTGGGTCTGTGCGAGACGCTCAACCCGCGACGGATCCCGGGTCGTTTGACGCTCATCCACCGTTTGGGCGCGGCGCAGATCGGCGACCATCTACCGCGGATGATCGAGACAGTACGGGAGGCCGGGCATCCGGTGCTATGGCTGTGCGACCCCATGCACGGCAACACCCGCAGTACCGGCAATGGCTACAAGACACGGCCGTTCGACGCGATTCTTGATGAACTGACACAGGCCTTCGACCTGCATCGGGGCTGTGGGTCGCGCCTGGGCGGGGTTCACCTGGAGCTGACCGGAGAGGACGTCACCGAATGTACCGGGGGCGCCCGCAACCTGACCGAAACCGACTTGTCGCGGGCGTATACCTCCACCGTCGACCCCCGGCTGAACTACGAACAGGCGCTGGAACTGGCGCTGAAGATCGTCGAGATGGGCTGACGGCCGGTCGGCGGCCGTCAGCCTGACTCGGGGCTAGGCCGCGCGGCGCTGCGGCTGATCTTCTGTCGCGCTGTTCGGCGGGGCGCCGAAGTAAATGCCATCGGTGCCCTTGTCTTCATCGAAGTACTGCGCTGGCGTGAAAACGTCGACTTCGATCGCGTTCAAGCGCGCCGCATGGGCAGCCGTGACACGGTCGGCCTCTTCGCGGCTGATGAGGTTGAGTTTCACGGCCTCGTCAACCACGGTTTCGGCGCTACCGCGGGGCAGTTTGCGCTGCCGCTGGGCGACGGCCAGCTTGTTGAGCACCGGCTGGACCTCCCCGAGCAACCGGAAGGTCTGCAGCAGGCGACCGGCGCCGGGTTGCGCTGCATCCGGCATGAACACGCCGGCATGCAGGCGCCGGTACTGTTCGCCATCGGCTTGAATGGTCAGTGCGGCCTTGTGCGCCATGGTGTCGTTGGGCAAGCGACCGACCGGGTTGATGCGAACCCACCATGCCGCCAGTCCGCGCATCAGGCTGCCCAGCACGCCGTCGAAGTTGGCAATGATGCCCTCGAAGGCCTGCTGTACCTGGGCCAGCGCGAAGTTCACGCTGTAGTGCACCAACGGCAGATCTTCGCGGCGTGCACCCTCGGCCTCGAAGCGCCGCAGCGCGCCGGTGGCCAGCACCATCCACGCCAGCGCATCGGCATAGCGGCCGGTCAAGGCTCCGCGGGCTTTCAACTTGCCACCAATGGCAAACATGGCGAGGTCGGTGAGCAGCGCGAAGCGGCTCGCGGACCAGCCGAGTCGCCGGTAATAGCGGCGCGTTTCCGGATGGGCGTCCGGTACCGACACGGTCCAGCCGCGGGTGACGCTGCGGGTGAGCGCGCGGCCGATCCCCAGCACGAAATGCTTGATCCAGCCCACCAGGTTGTCGCGGAAGGCGCCAGCATCGTCCTGCTCGACAGCGTTCACCACCTTCAGTGCATAGGGGTGGCAGCGGGTAGCGCCCTGGCCGAAGATGATCAGGGTGCGGGTCATGATGTTGGCGCCCTCCACCGTGACCCCGACCGGGGCGCTGGTGTAGCCACCGCCGACGATGTTGTTCGGGCCCTGCATCACACCAGCACCGGCAAACACATCCATGCCGTCGATGCTGAGCTGGCGGGTCAGCTCGGTGGTGTAGGCCTTCAGCACCGCCGAGACCACCGGCGGCTGTTCGCCGGCATCGATGGCGGAGCAGGCATGCACGCGAGCGCCTTCCATCATGTAGGTGAGGGCGGCGATCTTGCCGACCTTGTCCTCGATACCTTCCATCCGGCCGATGGGGATGCCGAACTGTTGCCGCACCATCGAATAGGGGCCGGTGACGGCCGACAGCATGCGGGCACCGCCGACAGCACCGGCAGGAAGCGATACCGCACGTCCACCGGCCAGCTGTTCCATCAGCATGCGCCAGCCCTGGCCGGCCTTTTCCGGACCGCCGATGATGTTGTCGGCAGGGACCACCACGTCCTTGCCGATCAGCGGGCCGTTGTAGAAGGGATCGCCGATCGGCAGGTGATGATCGCCGCTCTCGAAGCCGGGCGTGCCGCGCTCGACCAGCACGCAGGTGATACCGATGTCCTCGCCCTTGCCGAGCAGGTTGTCGGGGTCATGCAGCGCGCAGGCAATGGTGGCGAGGTTGGCGATGGGCGCCAGGGTGATGTAGCGCTTGCGGAAGTTGAGGCGGATCTTGATCGTGTCGCCGTCCTTGAACACCTCACCTTCGGCCTTGATGCTGGCCGCATCGGAACCCGCCGTCGGCTCGGTCAGACCGAAACAGGGCACGTACTCACCGCTCGCCAGCTTCGGCAGATAGCCGTCTTTCTGTGTCTGGGTGCCATAGTGCTTGATCAGCTCGGCCGCACCCAGCGAGTTGGGAATCACCACCAGGGTGCCGACGGTGGCGTTGACGGCGCCGATCTTGGCGAGAATGGTGCTGATCGCCAGCGTCGAGAAGGCCTTGCCGCCGTATTCGCGAGGGATCAGGAAGCTCATGAAGCCTTCACGCTTGATGAAGTCGACGACCTCGTCCGGGACACGGCGGGTCCGGCTGATGGTGTAGGGGTCGATCATCTTCAGCAGAGTCTCGACCGGGCCGTCGAGAAACGCCTGTTCCTCTTCCGACAGCGCGCTGTAGGGATCCTGCAGCATCTTGTTGAAGTCCGGATTGCCGCGGAAGAATTCGCCGTCGATCCACACCGTGCCGGCTTCCAGCGCCTGGCGCTCGGTATCGGAGATCCGCGGCAGGATCTGATTGGCTTTCATCCAGTTCATCAGGGTGGCAAACATGGGGCAGGGCCCTCCAGAAAATGAATTTGACTGCGGTCAGTCTTACCGCAGTGCAGCACGCGATGCAAAGGCCATAGTGTCAGCTCCGACAACCGGGGGTGTCGCATGTTCGGAGATAAGCTGCAGCTTGTTGAAAAGCCGGAAAAAACGACAACGCCCGCAGCAGCGGGCGTTGTCGTTTGCCACCGGCTGGCCTACTCGAACCGACGGCCTTCCTTGGCCATCTTGACGAGAATCGGCGCCGGTTTGAACCGATCACCGTACTTCCGTGCCAGTTCGCGAGAGCGCTTGACGAAGTTCTCAACCCCATAGGCATTGATGAACTGCAGCGCGCCGCCCTGGAAGGGCGCAAAGCCCCAGCCGAAGATGGAGCCGATGTTGGTATCGGCAACGGTCTCGACCACGCCCTCGGCATGACACTTGGCGGCTTCGTTGGCCTGCGCAAACATCATGCGATCGATCAGTTCCTGCTGGGGCAGTTGCGTGTCGGCCAGCGGGAAGTGCTCGGCCAGCCCTGCCCACAGGTGCTTCTGGCCGCCGGCGGGATAGTCGTAGAGCCCCTTGCCCGCCTTCTTGCCCGGGCGGTCGAGCTGTTTCACCATCTTTTCAATGACCGCCACACCGGGATGTTCGACCACCGGCTTGCCGGCGGCGGCGAGGTCCTTGCGGGTCTGTTCGAGGATGTGCATCGACAGCGACATCGACACCTCGTCCTGCACCGCCAGCGGCCCCACCGGCATACCTGCCTGCAGGCCCGCCACTTCAATCGACCGCGGGTGTTGTCCCTCAGCCAGCAGGGTCAGGCCTTCCATCGGGTAGGTGGCGAAGCAGCGGCTGGTGTAGAAGCCGCGGGAATCGTTGACCACGATCGGTGTCTTCTTGATCTGCTGGACGTAGTCGAAGCCGCGCGCCAGGGTTTCCTTGCTGGTCTTCTTGCCCTTGATGATTTCCACCAGCGGCATCTTGTCCACCGGCGAGAAGAAGTGCAGGCCGATGAAGTTCTTCGGCCGTTCGCTGGCTTCGGCGAGGCCGGTGATCGGCAGGGTCGAGGTGTTGGAAGCGAATACCGCATCCTTGCCGAGCATGGCTTCTGCCTTGCGGGTGACGTCGGCCTTGATGCCGCGGTCCTCAAATACCGCCTCGATGATGAGGTCACAGCCCTTGAGCAGCTCGTAGGCAGTGGTCGGCGTGATCCGTGCCAGCAGGGCAGCCTTGCCCTCGGCGCTCTCGCGGCCCTTCTTCATGGCCTTGTCGAGCAGGTTTTCGGAATAGGCCTTGCCCTTGTCGGCCGCCTCTTGGGTGGTATCCAGCAGGACCACTTCGATCCCGACCTTGGCCGAGACGTAGGCGATGCCCGCGCCCATCATGCCGGCACCGAGGATGCCGAGCTTCTTCACCGTCGAGCGTTCGATGCCCTCGGGACGTGAACTGCCCTTGTTGATGCCGTTGAGCTGGAACCACAGGGTGCCGATCATGTTCTTGCTGACCTGGCCCACCACCAGCTCGGCGAAGTAGCGGCTCTCGACCCGACAGCCGGTATCGAAGTCGGTGATGCCGCCCTCGAACACGCAGCTCATGATGTTGGTCACGGCGGGATAGTTGCCGTAGCTCTTGGCGCTGGCCATGGAGGGCGCAATCGCCCACACCTGAGCGTTGGCAGGGGACTTGGAGTCGCCGCCCGGCCAGCGGAATTTCTTGTCATCCCAGGGCTGCACGGCCTTCGGGTTAGCGGCAATCCAGGCCTTGGCCTTGGTGATCATCTCTTCCGGCGTCTCTGCCAGCTCATGGATGATGCCCTGTTTCACGGCCGCCTCGGCGCGCAGTTCCTTGCCTTCGAGCATCAGCGGCAGGGCCGGCTGAATGCCGATCAACCGGGGCAACCGCTGTGTGCCGCCGCCACCCGGAAGCACGCCCAGCTTCACCTCCGGCAGGCCGAACTTGGCTTTGGGGTTGTTCAGTGCAATGCGGTAGTGGCAGGCCAGGGCCAGCTCGAGGCCGCCACCCAAGGCGGTGCCGTTCAGTGCCGCGACCACCGGTCGGCCGCATTTTTCGAGCCGACGCAGCAAGGCCTTGAACTGTTCTGCAAGTTCAAACGCATCCTGTGGATCGGTGATCTTGAACAGGCCCTCGATGTCGGCGCCGGCGAGAAATTCCTTCTTGCCGGAGGTGAGGATCACGCCGGTGATCGAGGGGTCACGCTCGATCTGGCCGATGGCGTCGAGAAATGGTCCGGTAAGGGCCTCGTTGAGCACGTTCATGGAACGGCCCGGCATGTCCAGCGTAAGGGTGACGACGCCTTGGGCGTCCTTTTCAAATTTGACTGCGGTCATTTTCGGTTCCGGAAATCGAGAATCGGGAATGGAGAATCGGAATGGCGGCGTGAGATCGGGCAGGGCGGGTTCGCGGCTAGCGATGTCCCGTTCCCGATGCTCCGCAACTCATACGCGCTCGATGATGGTGGCGATGCCCATGCCCGCACCCACGCACAGCGAGGCCAGGCCGGTTTGCTTGTCCTGACGCTCCAGCTCGTCGAGCAGGGTGCCGAGGATGATGCAACCGGTGGCGCCCAGCGGATGGCCCATGGCGATAGACCCGCCGTTGACATTGACTTTGGACTCGTCGATCTCAAGGTCGCGCATGGCGCGCAGCACCACTGCAGCGAAAGCTTCGTTGATCTCGAAAAGATCGATGTCCTTGGCTGACATCTTGGCGCGCGCCAGGGCCTTCTTCGACGCCGGGCCGATACCGGTCAGCATGATGGTGGGCTCGGAGCCGATCACTGCGGTCTGCACAATGCGCGCGCGCGGCTTGAGTCCCAGTTTGCGCCCCATTTTCTTGCTGCCGATGAGCATCAGTCCGGCGCCATCGACGATGCCTGAACTGTTGCCGGCGTGGTGGACGTGGTTGATCTTTTCGAGGGTGGTGTACTTGCGCATCGCGGTGGCGTCGAAGCCCATCAGGCCCATCTGCTCGAACGACGGTTTGAGCTGGCCCAGGCCCTCCTGCGTGGCGTCGGCGCGAATGAACTCGTCATGGTCGAGCACGGTGAGGCCGTTGACGTCCTTCACCGGCACCAGCGACTTGCTGAAGTAACCCTGCTCGCGGGCGTGGGCAGCCTTCTTCTGCGACCGCAGTGCAAACGCGTCGACTTCCGAGCGCGAAAAGCCCTCCAGGGTGGCGATGGTGTCGGCGCCGATGCCCTGCGGCGCGAAACCGGTGAGCTGGTTGATCCGCGGATCCATCGCCCAGGCGCCGCCGTCCGAACCCATGGCCCAGCGCGACATGCTCTCGACACCACCAGCCACCACCAGGTCTTCCATTCCGGACATGACTTTCTGTGCCGCGAGGTTCACCGACTCCAGGCCGGATGCGCAGAACCGCGACTGGGTGACGCCGGCAACCGATTCGGCCCACTTGGCATAGAGGACGGCGGTACGGGCGATATCGGCGCCCTGTTCGCCAACCGGCGTCACGCAACCGAGCACCAAGTCGTCGACCAGGGCGGTGTCGAGTTGATTGCGCCCCTGAAGGGCCCACAGCAGGTTGGCCACCAGGTGAACCGGGGTGACCTGATGCAGGCTGCCATCCTTCTTGCCCTTGCCGCGCGGCGTCCGCACGGCGTCGTAGATATACGCTTCGCTCATGTAAGTTCTCAGTCGGTTGCAATGGTAAGGTAATTAACCTTACGCTCAGATTGTGCGGAAGTGCTCAGCGCGATCCTTGTCGCGGAGCGTCGGACAGTATGAAGCTTTTCGAGGATATTATCGGTCAGTTCCAGGGTCAAACCGGGAGCCCGTGATCGAGCCCTGTTGTAGTAACAAGAGTTTCCATAGATGACCAAACGTGGATTGAAGGACGCAACGGAAGCACCCCAACCCGAAGTCGACCGACGCCGGCTCGACCCCCAGACCCGCATCCGGATCGAGCAGGCCGTGCTCGATATCTTTGCCGAACGGGAATTCCACCGGGTCGGGCTGATCGAGATCGCCCGCGCTGCCAATGTCTCGCTGCAGACCATTTACAAGTATTACGGCAGCAAAGAGGCCCTCCTTTTTTCCAGTCTTGATGCCTGGTTGGGGAAGCTGGCCTCACGGATGATCGACCATCTGCAGGGGATCGAGGACTTCAAGGAGCGCCTTCGCAAGGTCTTCTGGGTGACCCTGGACTTCTTCGACAAGAACCCCAAGGTGGCGCAGATCATCATGTCCAGCGTCTACGTCAACACCTGGCGCAAGCAGCAGAATTACCAGAACCCGGTGCTGTTCGGAACCTTTCTCAAGGTGCTGGGCGAGGGGCGCTCACGCGGCGTGCTGAACGATGAAGTCGAAGAGAAATACCTGCTCGACATCATCATGGGGGTCATGGGGCGGCTGGTGCAGATGCACGTCCATCGGGGTCAACGGGAGCCGCTGACCGCCCAGGCCAACCCGCTGTTCGAGATGTTGTGGCGGGCGATCGCGAAGCCGGCGTGAACCTCGCCCGCGAGCCGCGCCCGCTAACGGGCGGCGCTCGGTTCGCGGCGAATGCTGCCGAACGACAACTCGCCGACCTGCGCGGTCGGGGTGGTGCGCGGAAACAACCAATAACCGGCAGATTCTGACGACGGCACCACGTTGGGGAAGCGCTCGTCGCGCGGGCTGGGGCCGGCCATCGCC is from Flagellatimonas centrodinii and encodes:
- a CDS encoding class II 3-deoxy-7-phosphoheptulonate synthase, whose amino-acid sequence is MPVTDPRRWTPDSWQMRPATQQPQYPDDSALQTALADLARLPPLVTSWEVNQLKAQLARAQAGEFFVLQGGDCAESFADCQAPIIANRLKVLLQMSLVLVHGLRTRVLRIGRFAGQYAKPRSADLETRDGVTLPSYRGDLVNAPAFTPEARAPDPRRLLEGHARSAMTLNFVRGLIDGGFADLHHPEYWDLDWVRHSPLAADYQRRVDNLGDSVRFMETLAGRPVGDFSRVEFFTSHEALLLWAEQAQTRTVPRAEGWFNLSTHFPWIGMRTADLAGAHVEYCRGIENPLGVKVGAAMDNDWLLGLCETLNPRRIPGRLTLIHRLGAAQIGDHLPRMIETVREAGHPVLWLCDPMHGNTRSTGNGYKTRPFDAILDELTQAFDLHRGCGSRLGGVHLELTGEDVTECTGGARNLTETDLSRAYTSTVDPRLNYEQALELALKIVEMG
- a CDS encoding acyl-CoA dehydrogenase — encoded protein: MFATLMNWMKANQILPRISDTERQALEAGTVWIDGEFFRGNPDFNKMLQDPYSALSEEEQAFLDGPVETLLKMIDPYTISRTRRVPDEVVDFIKREGFMSFLIPREYGGKAFSTLAISTILAKIGAVNATVGTLVVIPNSLGAAELIKHYGTQTQKDGYLPKLASGEYVPCFGLTEPTAGSDAASIKAEGEVFKDGDTIKIRLNFRKRYITLAPIANLATIACALHDPDNLLGKGEDIGITCVLVERGTPGFESGDHHLPIGDPFYNGPLIGKDVVVPADNIIGGPEKAGQGWRMLMEQLAGGRAVSLPAGAVGGARMLSAVTGPYSMVRQQFGIPIGRMEGIEDKVGKIAALTYMMEGARVHACSAIDAGEQPPVVSAVLKAYTTELTRQLSIDGMDVFAGAGVMQGPNNIVGGGYTSAPVGVTVEGANIMTRTLIIFGQGATRCHPYALKVVNAVEQDDAGAFRDNLVGWIKHFVLGIGRALTRSVTRGWTVSVPDAHPETRRYYRRLGWSASRFALLTDLAMFAIGGKLKARGALTGRYADALAWMVLATGALRRFEAEGARREDLPLVHYSVNFALAQVQQAFEGIIANFDGVLGSLMRGLAAWWVRINPVGRLPNDTMAHKAALTIQADGEQYRRLHAGVFMPDAAQPGAGRLLQTFRLLGEVQPVLNKLAVAQRQRKLPRGSAETVVDEAVKLNLISREEADRVTAAHAARLNAIEVDVFTPAQYFDEDKGTDGIYFGAPPNSATEDQPQRRAA
- a CDS encoding acetyl-CoA C-acetyltransferase is translated as MSEAYIYDAVRTPRGKGKKDGSLHQVTPVHLVANLLWALQGRNQLDTALVDDLVLGCVTPVGEQGADIARTAVLYAKWAESVAGVTQSRFCASGLESVNLAAQKVMSGMEDLVVAGGVESMSRWAMGSDGGAWAMDPRINQLTGFAPQGIGADTIATLEGFSRSEVDAFALRSQKKAAHAREQGYFSKSLVPVKDVNGLTVLDHDEFIRADATQEGLGQLKPSFEQMGLMGFDATAMRKYTTLEKINHVHHAGNSSGIVDGAGLMLIGSKKMGRKLGLKPRARIVQTAVIGSEPTIMLTGIGPASKKALARAKMSAKDIDLFEINEAFAAVVLRAMRDLEIDESKVNVNGGSIAMGHPLGATGCIILGTLLDELERQDKQTGLASLCVGAGMGIATIIERV
- a CDS encoding 3-hydroxyacyl-CoA dehydrogenase NAD-binding domain-containing protein; translation: MTAVKFEKDAQGVVTLTLDMPGRSMNVLNEALTGPFLDAIGQIERDPSITGVILTSGKKEFLAGADIEGLFKITDPQDAFELAEQFKALLRRLEKCGRPVVAALNGTALGGGLELALACHYRIALNNPKAKFGLPEVKLGVLPGGGGTQRLPRLIGIQPALPLMLEGKELRAEAAVKQGIIHELAETPEEMITKAKAWIAANPKAVQPWDDKKFRWPGGDSKSPANAQVWAIAPSMASAKSYGNYPAVTNIMSCVFEGGITDFDTGCRVESRYFAELVVGQVSKNMIGTLWFQLNGINKGSSRPEGIERSTVKKLGILGAGMMGAGIAYVSAKVGIEVVLLDTTQEAADKGKAYSENLLDKAMKKGRESAEGKAALLARITPTTAYELLKGCDLIIEAVFEDRGIKADVTRKAEAMLGKDAVFASNTSTLPITGLAEASERPKNFIGLHFFSPVDKMPLVEIIKGKKTSKETLARGFDYVQQIKKTPIVVNDSRGFYTSRCFATYPMEGLTLLAEGQHPRSIEVAGLQAGMPVGPLAVQDEVSMSLSMHILEQTRKDLAAAGKPVVEHPGVAVIEKMVKQLDRPGKKAGKGLYDYPAGGQKHLWAGLAEHFPLADTQLPQQELIDRMMFAQANEAAKCHAEGVVETVADTNIGSIFGWGFAPFQGGALQFINAYGVENFVKRSRELARKYGDRFKPAPILVKMAKEGRRFE
- a CDS encoding TetR/AcrR family transcriptional regulator, with product MTKRGLKDATEAPQPEVDRRRLDPQTRIRIEQAVLDIFAEREFHRVGLIEIARAANVSLQTIYKYYGSKEALLFSSLDAWLGKLASRMIDHLQGIEDFKERLRKVFWVTLDFFDKNPKVAQIIMSSVYVNTWRKQQNYQNPVLFGTFLKVLGEGRSRGVLNDEVEEKYLLDIIMGVMGRLVQMHVHRGQREPLTAQANPLFEMLWRAIAKPA
- the mutS gene encoding DNA mismatch repair protein MutS, which translates into the protein MTSPATSAHTPLMQQFLGIKAEHPDTLVLFRMGDFYELFYDDARKASKLLNITLTQRGESAGQPVIMAGVPHHQLENYLAKLIRLGESAVIAEQVGEVGAEKGPVRREVVRVVTPGTATDDALLEERSANWLAAVCQQGEHWGLAWLEVSTGRFSVLECHNLGQLTAELTRLRPRELLLPQTLSWAADSAARRRAEWHFDATAGRRLLCEQFGTRDLRAFGCDTFTAGLGAAGALLQYVQETQKIALPHLNGLRTERLDEALLLDGATRRNLELDRTLSGEHDRTLLWLLDRCVTPMGARWLHATVLRPLRDLDTLNQRLDAIETLLADSRFETLRQRLKPINDIERILARIALRSARPRDLTGLSDSLQALPQLASALEGALPPRLAQLREALGNHAALGEHLTAALADAPPLLARDGGVFRHGFDPTLDQLRALSENADGFLVDLEARERATSGIDSLKVGYNRVHGYYIEIGKTHSARVPTHYSRRQTLTHYERYITDELKQFEDQVLSARDRALAREKALYEDLLDHLGAHLAPLQAAARALAELDGLACAAERAQTLQWSRPTLSERIGIRIEGGRHPVVEQVLDGPFIANDLDLRPDRHLLVVTGPNMGGKSTYMRQTALITLLAHVGFYVPATAADIGLVDRIFTRIGAGDDLAAGQSTFMVEMSETAHILHHATERSLVLMDEIGRGTSTYDGLSLARASAEYLAEGPRALTLFATHYFELTELAQLLDGVVNVHLDAAEYGDRLVFLHAVKEGPANRSYGLQVASLAGVPAAVINRARALLTALEASPPRMADGGPAEEAPQLPLFAPPPSAALALLDRLDPDSMTPREALTALYELKASHRSG